The following is a genomic window from Saprospiraceae bacterium.
GTGAGATAGAAATTATAAAACCCGATGCTGAATGGTATAATAAACACATCCGAGGAGAAGGTAGAAACAAATCGCCTGCACAAACACCCAAAATAGTACCAATAGACCCCAATGCTTCATCGAGGCCTGAGGTATCTATGGAGACAAAAGTCAAAATCAAGGTCGAACACGCAAAAATCTAATCAAATCTTAGGTTAGGAAGGTAAAACCAAAAGCTATTGCAAAAGATTAATGTCTAAAACTCAAAATTATAGCCCAAAGCCATTAAAAAATAACTACTACAATCAAAGCAAATCCCATATACGGCTCGTTTCAGGCCGTAGGATTAAAAGATTTCATTGTTTGTATAATAAATAAATTGGCTATAATCCAACGGTCTAAACTTAAATATCTACAAATTCGCTTTGAGATTTGTGCAATTAATTTATCTTTGTACAGGCGAATTCGTAGATATTCCTTTGAGTTGTAGGCAATTCTAAAGACACCCAATATGCAAATAGACCAAGAAGACTTATATAGATTACTTTATGAACAAAAATGGGATGAAATAATTCAAGTACTTTATGAAAATAAAGACCTTATAAAAAGTGATGCATTACTTGAAAGAGCAAGCAGTGTGTTTGAAGAGCAATTTACCAAAAACATAGACAATTTAGTTTTACCAAAAGATACTGTACTAGAAATTCTTGAGAAATTATTTCTTTTGCACAATGGAAAATTCTATGTGTTGGATAAAGACAATTATAAAACTATTGTACTTTCAATAATAAAAAGAAAATCATTAAGCGAAGCATTTAATTATGCCAATGAGTTTCCATATGAACCAATTTGCAGAGAGATAATTTCTAACTACAATATACAAAAAATAAAACAAGAAGGTTATAAACTTAATTCACCACACGACTATTCAGAGAATTGGGTAGAAATTTATAATAGACTGTTTGAATTAATAAATGACCCTGACCAAGCAATATATTTTTCAGGACCTAGATTTATAAAAGTAGTTCAAGAAACAATAAAATACTTCCCTGACTATGCACAATTTATTGAACAAAGAAATAATCAAGGGAAAAGTACTAGTAGAAAAGTATTTTTTTATGACATATTACTAGGAATTGAAACTGACGAAAGAAATAAAATACTGACTAGGTTATTAGAAATATTAAAGCCCTTCAAAGAAGACGAAGTAACAACTATTGAAAGTCTTATTCAAGGAAAGAAAATTACAAAAATTAAAAAAGAGAATTTTCTTATTGAAGATAAACCAAATATTTTTATCTCATATTCTTGGGATAGTGAAGAACATAAAGAATGGGTTTTAAAAGTAGCAAACGATTTATGTAACCAAGGAATAAATGTTATTTTGGACAGGTATTATCTTAATTCGGGTAAAAGCATTACTAAATTTGTAGAAAATCATATTGAAAGCGTTAATAAAGTTGTAATAATTTTCACAAAAAATTATAAGTCAAAAGCGGATAAACGACAAGGTGGAGTCGGACACGAATATTCAATTTTAAATCAAGAGTTGTATGATAATCAAGCAGACAGTGAACGAATCATACCAGTTTTAAGAGAAGGGAAACCAAAAGAAAGTATACCAGCGTATATGCGACAATTAATTCGATTAGACATAACAAACGATTCGAATTATGACAATTGGTTTGCAGATTTGGTAAGAGAAATATATGATGAACCAGTTATAAGAAAACCCGAAATAGGAAAAAGAACGATTAAATAAAAAAGAACTGCCTACAACAGGGGTTCCTATGTAAAGCCTCCCAGCCCGGGACAAAGATAATATGTTAATTTTATTTACGGCATAATTTTATTGTTTTTTGACTCTATACTCAGGCTCCTATATGTAGCTGTCATTTCTGACACTACCAGCATCGGTGTGATAATAGAGACGTAAAATATCAGCTTCCTGCTTGGCGATGTAGC
Proteins encoded in this region:
- a CDS encoding toll/interleukin-1 receptor domain-containing protein, producing the protein MQIDQEDLYRLLYEQKWDEIIQVLYENKDLIKSDALLERASSVFEEQFTKNIDNLVLPKDTVLEILEKLFLLHNGKFYVLDKDNYKTIVLSIIKRKSLSEAFNYANEFPYEPICREIISNYNIQKIKQEGYKLNSPHDYSENWVEIYNRLFELINDPDQAIYFSGPRFIKVVQETIKYFPDYAQFIEQRNNQGKSTSRKVFFYDILLGIETDERNKILTRLLEILKPFKEDEVTTIESLIQGKKITKIKKENFLIEDKPNIFISYSWDSEEHKEWVLKVANDLCNQGINVILDRYYLNSGKSITKFVENHIESVNKVVIIFTKNYKSKADKRQGGVGHEYSILNQELYDNQADSERIIPVLREGKPKESIPAYMRQLIRLDITNDSNYDNWFADLVREIYDEPVIRKPEIGKRTIK